In Micromonospora sp. LH3U1, one genomic interval encodes:
- a CDS encoding ATP-binding cassette domain-containing protein, which produces MDYAIRAEGLVRRFGVTTALAGVDLAVPTGTVFGLLGPNGAGKTTAVRVLATLLRADEGHATVGGFDVVRDAHRVRQLIGLTGQYASVDETLTGAENLLLIGRLLGLSRSDAKQRARQLLADFQLSDAADRAAKTFSGGMRRRLDLAASLVGRPQVLFLDEPTTGLDPRSRNDLWDMVRTLVSDGVTVLLTTQYLDEADQLAGEIAVVDHGRVIAQGTPEELKAKTGGQTLTVRPVDMTDLGTVTAIVGEVSGVTPEVTQTAATVAVNDPGVLRAVVNRLDAAAIPVAELALRGASLDEVFLSLTGHRAEDSSAKSDLERTPA; this is translated from the coding sequence ATGGACTACGCGATCCGGGCCGAGGGCCTGGTGCGGCGTTTCGGCGTCACCACCGCCCTCGCCGGCGTCGATCTGGCGGTTCCGACCGGGACCGTCTTCGGACTGCTCGGGCCGAACGGCGCCGGCAAGACCACCGCGGTACGGGTGCTCGCCACCCTGCTGCGCGCCGATGAGGGGCACGCCACGGTGGGCGGGTTCGACGTCGTGCGCGACGCCCACCGGGTGCGCCAGCTGATCGGTCTGACCGGCCAGTACGCCTCGGTCGACGAAACCCTGACCGGCGCGGAGAACCTGCTGTTGATCGGCCGACTGCTCGGGCTGAGCAGGTCCGACGCCAAGCAGCGCGCCCGCCAACTGCTCGCCGACTTCCAGCTCAGCGACGCGGCGGATCGGGCCGCCAAGACCTTCTCCGGTGGGATGCGTCGCCGACTGGACCTTGCCGCCAGCCTGGTGGGTCGACCGCAGGTGCTCTTCCTCGACGAGCCGACCACCGGCCTGGACCCGCGCAGCCGCAACGACCTGTGGGACATGGTCCGCACCCTGGTCTCCGACGGTGTGACGGTGCTGCTCACCACTCAGTATCTGGACGAGGCCGACCAGCTCGCCGGGGAGATCGCCGTGGTGGACCACGGCCGTGTGATCGCCCAGGGCACGCCGGAGGAGCTGAAGGCCAAGACCGGCGGGCAGACCCTCACCGTACGGCCGGTCGACATGACCGACCTGGGCACCGTGACCGCCATCGTCGGCGAGGTGTCCGGTGTGACCCCCGAGGTGACCCAGACCGCCGCCACCGTCGCCGTGAACGATCCGGGTGTCCTGCGCGCGGTGGTCAACCGCCTCGATGCCGCCGCGATCCCGGTCGCCGAGCTGGCGCTACGCGGTGCCAGCCTGGACGAGGTCTTCCTCTCGCTCACCGGCCACCGGGCCGAGGATTCGTCGGCCAAGTCCGATCTGGAAAGGACTCCGGCATGA
- a CDS encoding ABC transporter permease: protein MTSATLPARLAPARRLSPAAGLRHTFTLAWRSLVQIKHNPMELVDLSIQPVMFVLLFTYVFGTAIAGSSSEYLTFMLPGIMVQNALFATMTTGFGLNNDLTKGVFDRLRALPIARWAPLAGRILADTVKQAWSIALLLGVGSILGFRVGNGLLGVVGAFALLLAFTLAVSWISVLVGVLVSEPDKVQIFGFTVIFPLTFTSNIFVPTDRMPGWLQSWVEVNPVTVVADALRGLLVSGPVASPVLQTLLWGSGIAVIFAPLAVRALRRRV, encoded by the coding sequence ATGACCTCTGCCACCCTCCCCGCCCGGCTGGCACCGGCCCGCCGGCTCAGCCCGGCCGCTGGGCTGCGGCACACCTTCACGCTGGCCTGGCGCAGCCTGGTGCAGATCAAGCACAACCCGATGGAGCTAGTCGACCTGAGCATTCAGCCGGTGATGTTCGTGCTGCTGTTCACCTACGTCTTCGGCACCGCCATCGCCGGATCGTCCAGTGAGTACCTCACCTTTATGCTGCCCGGCATCATGGTGCAAAATGCGCTCTTCGCCACCATGACGACCGGGTTCGGGTTGAACAACGACCTCACCAAGGGCGTGTTCGACCGGCTCCGGGCGCTGCCCATCGCCCGGTGGGCGCCGCTGGCTGGCCGGATCCTCGCCGACACCGTCAAGCAGGCCTGGTCGATCGCGCTGCTGCTGGGTGTCGGGTCGATCCTTGGTTTCCGGGTCGGCAACGGGCTGCTCGGGGTGGTCGGGGCGTTCGCCTTGCTGCTGGCGTTCACGCTGGCCGTGTCCTGGATCTCGGTGCTGGTCGGCGTCCTGGTGAGCGAGCCGGACAAGGTGCAGATCTTCGGCTTCACGGTGATCTTCCCGCTGACGTTCACCAGCAACATCTTCGTGCCGACCGACCGGATGCCGGGCTGGTTGCAGAGCTGGGTCGAGGTCAACCCGGTGACCGTGGTGGCCGACGCGCTGCGCGGGCTCCTGGTCAGTGGTCCGGTAGCCAGCCCGGTGCTCCAGACACTGCTCTGGGGCTCCGGCATCGCGGTGATCTTCGCGCCGTTGGCGGTGCGCGCGCTCAGGCGACGAGTGTGA